One segment of Stenotrophomonas sp. SAU14A_NAIMI4_8 DNA contains the following:
- a CDS encoding DUF3037 domain-containing protein has protein sequence MPTLHTYDYAVIRVVPRVEREEFINVGVIVSCPGARHLEAAIEIDPARMHAFAPALDQDALQPWLDAIVAICRGDANAGPIAQLPARARFHFLTAKRSSIVQMSSTHVGRSADPAGVVEHLMNRMVRVPLR, from the coding sequence GTGCCCACGCTGCACACGTATGACTATGCGGTCATCCGCGTGGTACCGCGGGTGGAACGCGAAGAATTCATCAACGTCGGGGTGATCGTCTCCTGCCCTGGCGCTCGCCATCTGGAAGCGGCCATTGAGATCGACCCGGCGCGCATGCACGCGTTCGCGCCCGCACTCGACCAGGACGCGCTGCAGCCCTGGCTGGATGCAATCGTGGCGATCTGCCGCGGCGACGCCAACGCGGGCCCGATCGCGCAGTTGCCCGCGCGCGCGCGTTTCCATTTCCTCACCGCCAAGCGCAGCTCCATCGTGCAGATGTCCAGCACGCACGTGGGCCGCAGCGCCGATCCGGCCGGCGTGGTGGAACACCTGATGAACAGGATGGTGCGGGTGCCGCTGCGCTGA
- a CDS encoding HipA family kinase, with protein MRTVHALRYITPLREGGSLPAVVETDDDGMAVLKFRGAGQGPKALIAELIAGEMARSVGLPIPELLFVELDSEFARTEPDPEIQDLIRASEGLNLGLDYLPGAINYDPAAMPVDADLASRIVWFDAFTSNVDRTTRNPNLMVWHRKLYLIDHGAAMYFHHDWDNAADACEKPFTLIRDHVLLSFASRIAEVDAELAARLPDAEIERIVGLVPDSWLVNEPAFDSPQAYRQGYINYLKHRLKVRAVFVQEAIRAHAAHV; from the coding sequence ATGCGCACCGTCCATGCCCTCCGTTACATCACCCCTCTCCGCGAAGGGGGTTCCCTGCCCGCCGTGGTCGAGACCGACGACGACGGCATGGCCGTGCTCAAGTTCCGCGGCGCCGGCCAGGGGCCCAAGGCCCTGATTGCTGAGCTGATCGCCGGCGAAATGGCCCGCAGCGTGGGCCTGCCGATTCCGGAACTCCTGTTCGTTGAGCTGGACAGCGAGTTCGCCCGCACCGAACCGGACCCGGAGATCCAGGACCTGATCCGCGCCAGCGAAGGCCTGAACCTGGGCCTGGACTACCTGCCCGGCGCGATCAACTACGACCCGGCCGCCATGCCGGTCGACGCCGACCTGGCCTCGCGCATCGTCTGGTTCGATGCCTTCACCAGCAACGTGGACCGCACCACGCGCAACCCCAACCTGATGGTCTGGCATCGCAAGCTGTACCTGATCGACCACGGTGCGGCGATGTACTTCCATCACGACTGGGACAACGCCGCCGATGCCTGCGAGAAGCCCTTCACGCTGATCCGCGACCACGTGCTGCTGTCCTTCGCCAGCCGCATCGCCGAGGTGGATGCCGAACTGGCCGCGCGCCTTCCCGATGCGGAAATCGAGCGCATCGTCGGCCTGGTACCGGACAGCTGGCTGGTCAACGAGCCGGCCTTCGACAGCCCGCAGGCCTACCGCCAGGGCTATATCAACTATCTCAAGCACCGCCTGAAGGTACGTGCCGTGTTCGTGCAGGAGGCCATCCGTGCCCACGCTGCACACGTATGA
- a CDS encoding aldo/keto reductase, giving the protein MTSRRRFLSLAAAAAALSATAPLFAQSPAPGSVLPTRGTPRPGATLARNPPQAGGRYRPQTRLGLGGAPLGGSLAPTTDAAAQATMAAAWAAGIRTFDTSPWYGLGLSERRMGRELHTHALDQYTLSSKTGRLLTGTAGPLQKTNWHDPAPFRYAYDYSAAGTRRSVEDSLNRLGVAQLDIVLIHDLSPENTDLGMPWEQRFTEALKGAMPELTRMREEGLIKAWGFGVNRPQPALRAVAEADPDIMLLACQYSLLDHEATLHDTFPKLAEKGVSVMVGSPLLAGYLTGRERYLYGSPIPEWAPAKRARIAAICERHGIDLRTAALQFADAPEVVSSIIPGARSAEQVQANVASMAIAIPADFWAELKQEKLIAADAPVPGKR; this is encoded by the coding sequence GTGACCTCACGACGCCGCTTCCTTTCCCTGGCCGCCGCTGCGGCCGCTCTTTCGGCCACCGCACCGCTGTTCGCGCAATCGCCTGCGCCGGGCAGCGTACTGCCGACCCGCGGCACCCCGCGCCCTGGGGCCACATTGGCCCGCAACCCGCCGCAGGCAGGTGGTCGCTATCGCCCGCAGACCCGCCTGGGACTGGGCGGGGCGCCGCTGGGCGGCAGCCTGGCGCCCACCACCGATGCGGCCGCACAAGCCACCATGGCCGCCGCGTGGGCGGCCGGCATCCGCACGTTTGATACATCGCCGTGGTACGGGCTGGGCCTGAGCGAACGGCGCATGGGCCGCGAACTGCACACCCACGCGCTGGACCAGTACACCCTGTCCAGCAAGACCGGGCGCCTGCTGACCGGCACCGCCGGACCGTTGCAGAAGACCAACTGGCACGACCCGGCCCCGTTCCGCTACGCCTATGATTACTCCGCGGCCGGCACCCGGCGCTCGGTGGAAGACAGCCTGAACCGGCTGGGCGTGGCGCAGCTGGATATCGTGCTGATCCATGATCTTTCGCCCGAGAACACCGACCTGGGCATGCCCTGGGAACAACGCTTCACCGAGGCCCTGAAAGGCGCCATGCCGGAGCTGACGCGCATGCGCGAGGAAGGGCTGATCAAGGCCTGGGGCTTCGGCGTGAATCGCCCCCAGCCCGCGTTGCGCGCAGTGGCAGAAGCCGATCCGGACATCATGCTGCTGGCCTGCCAGTACTCGCTGCTGGACCACGAAGCCACCCTGCACGACACCTTCCCGAAGCTGGCCGAGAAAGGCGTGTCGGTGATGGTCGGCTCACCCCTGCTGGCCGGCTATCTGACCGGCCGCGAGCGCTACCTGTACGGCAGTCCGATTCCCGAGTGGGCACCGGCCAAACGTGCACGCATCGCCGCCATCTGCGAACGCCACGGCATCGACCTGCGCACCGCGGCCCTGCAGTTCGCCGATGCCCCCGAGGTGGTGTCCTCGATCATTCCCGGTGCGCGCAGCGCCGAGCAGGTACAAGCGAACGTGGCCTCGATGGCCATCGCCATTCCCGCCGATTTCTGGGCCGAGCTGAAGCAGGAAAAACTGATTGCCGCCGATGCGCCGGTTCCTGGCAAGCGTTGA